Genomic window (Arachis hypogaea cultivar Tifrunner chromosome 13, arahy.Tifrunner.gnm2.J5K5, whole genome shotgun sequence):
acttgtccACCAGTTTtagaaccaaaaataaaaattacatttaacTATTGTGTAGAATAAACTAGTCAACGAGTAATAAAGCCACATGAATTGATTTCTAGTTAACGAACTTTAAAAAGAGGCAGGTTATAAGTAACAAGATCTGTTAGCAAAATATGGgtcaaaagaaaaaactaaacaCTCCTTTTTTGAAGATCATCAAAAACCTTGTTCAAAATAGTAATCAGTAATCAATACATTTTTATGTTATTCTTTTcagtacaaaaaaaattattgacagtagtgtgtatatatatgcccTACTGCTGAAGCTTTAGATAGTGTATTCTCTCTGTTCTTTCTTTGGTGTTTCTCTCTCTTGTTCAAAATTCAGTTCTAAAAACATCTTTAGAATGGAACAGAACAAAGAAACACAGACATATCAATCTCGATTCATGGATTCATTCCATAAGATTCTTGGAGGCAGAGAATTCTTCTCAAAGGAGGTAATCTCATACTTAAGTTATATAAACTCGATCAAATTTATGATTCTACGAATAAACttttattatttaagttttttaaaatctTACTTATATTGATCGAAAGAGTCTCAAAatgttttgaaataaaaatagaagattagacaaataaataaacagtagtttttatttttaaatttaaaaaagttacCTTTGCATGGCAAGATATCTTCTACCGTTCTTCTCTTCCATCTCCAACGGTGAATCTCCACCAGTTGGCTTTCCGGCATCACCATCTTGCTGCCGTGCTGCTAACTCTTCGCTGACAGCAGCAACATTTAGTGCACCTGAAACCAACATTTAGCAGCAAAAATTTCaagggaaaaaaaaggaaagaaaagaaaaaagaaaaaggtgaaaagaaaaaaagataaatctggagataaaaaagttcaaaagatctttttttgTCTGCAACAATTGCTTTGGGTTGTCAAcatgctctgtttttttttttcccgaTAAGAAAGGGATTTTGtcagttttttttataaaaaattatgctATCTCTAAcatcttaatttattttcttcttgtttcagaCCTGGAAGCTAACTCTCATCGAGTTAGCTGCTACCGCCGTACTCATGTTTGGGCTAACATGCTCAATTATAATTGTCGAGTCGAAGAAAGTAGCTCCTGTTGTCTTAGTGCCAGTtgcagtttttattttattatatcatttTGGCTCCTACTAGTAACGGTTTCATTGTCCGGAAGACACCTTAGTCCAACAATAacattaatttctctattaaaaaaTGTTATTACCATAACACGTGCACTAATGTATGCCATTGCACAGTGTATTGGTTCTATAATTGGATTCattatgataaaatatataatggatccaaaattacaaaaaacaTATTCGTTAAGAGgatgtgttattagtgatgatcATCATAAAGGACTAGGATCAAAGCCTCTACTTGCACTACTTATAGAATTTTTTTGTACATTTATTGTGCTGTTAGTTGGTGTTACTCTTAAGGTCAAATAAATTAGGGTTACGAATCGGGTGTATGTTGACTGCTGGATCAGTGACATTTGTAGTGTTTGTGTCAACAAATATTACTGGACACTCAGGCTATGCAGGTGTTGGGCTTAACCCAGCAAGGTGTTTGGGTCCAGTTTTGCTAAGGGGTGGGTCACTGTGGAATGAACATTGGATCTTTTGGGTTGGCCCTTTCTTAGCATGCATAGTATATGGACTACTTATCCATTTGCCAAGCAACAGTGCGAGGTCCGAAGACAGTAGCATCGATGTGGCAAATGATGAAGTTTAAAGATGTACTGTGGCTGAGGCATGTCATCCAGTGGCAAAAGTATTTGCCTCCAACTAAAGTCACATAGGTTCGAATCCTAGCAGTGGCAGCTAGGTTAGTGTGTGTGAGTGGGTGTGTGAGTTTGTTTGtaatgacccaaaaaaaaaaaaaagatgtactGATGtacatgaagaaaaaaaaatgaaagaaagtgTTGAAGAGAAGAGGACCGTGTGTCTGACAAGGAAGCCATGGGAGCACTGTGTTCAAGTTCCACCGAGTAAAAGAGGGGATCTGGATTTGGGGCGGGTGGGTTGTTGGGTTTGGGTAGGGTTGAAGGGCTTAGCCcaagaccaaaaaaaaatttctaaaaaaaagatgtaaaacACTTTTCTGGACGGATCGGGTCTTTGTAGGACTAAGCCCATGACCCAAAAAAAAAGTTGTAAGAACCAGAACGATGAATAAACCGGTCAAATGAATGATTTAATGGTTTAATAGTTTAATCAGAATTAGAAAACttgtttaattaaatatacaataaaattatatttagacTAAATAAAACAGATTCCAGCCAAATATCTGCAATgagtttttgttaaaaataaagtaaTGATTGTCATGACATGCTGAATAACTTTGTCGAAACTAAAACAGATATCATACATGGCCCTCGAGCAGAGACTCCTCAAGAGAAGCTATGATGATCAGAATTGCAGCAAAGCCACCCAATACAAAACAGATGAATTTTGCGATGATAGATATGATAAGTGAAGGAAATTGCTTGATATATTCAGACGCATGCAAGACATTGCCCAAATAAAATCATATATTCAAACTTTAAAACGCAAAACAAAATCGTGAGTTGAAATAAAATCATATATTCAAACTTTAAAACTCAAAAcacagcaacaaaaaaaaaaaaacaagtagaaGAGCAGAAACCAGTACCTGGCAGACAGATCGACGGAGTAGCGGCGGTGAACGGGAAGGAGAGGTGGATCTCAGATCTGGCCTCCGTGATAACGCTGGATCTCAGATCGGGGGACGCCGACGCCGATGCCGACGCAAGTACCCAACAACGGTGGAGAATGAGTGCACGAAGCAGAGCAGAGACGCAATCTGCAGCGAAGTAGGCAAACGGCGGAGAAGTAAAGGAAGGAGCAGATAACGCTGGATCCATAGTTGGAGGCGTGAATCAGAGTAAAGGAAGGAGAAGTAGGCAAACGGCGGAGAAGGCAGCGAATGGTGGAGGAAGAGGCACAGAG
Coding sequences:
- the LOC140177843 gene encoding uncharacterized protein is translated as MDPALSAPSFTSPPFAYFAADCVSALLRALILHRCWVLASASASASPDLRSSVITEARSEIHLSFPFTAATPSICLPGALNVAAVSEELAARQQDGDAGKPTGGDSPLEMEEKNGRRYLAMQRCLVWLLV